The genomic interval ACGGATCATGCGGCATGCCATGCGCATTGGTGTCTGTGGTGTAGAACATGGTGATCAGGCCTCGCCGCGCCAGGTGACGATATCGTCCAGTGCCGGCCGCACGCGCTCGAACGGCGCTTCCGTGCGGGTGCCGATATGGATAAAGCCCGCAATCTTCTCGTCCGCTTCCAGGCCGAGCGCCGGCTTGGCGCGCTCATCGAAGGCGTACCATTCGGTCAACCAGGTCGCGCCGTAGCCAAAGGCATTGGCCGCGACCACGAGATTGTAGCACACCGCGCCCGCCGACATCACCTGTTCCCATTCCGGGATCTTGGGATGAACCGCCGCCCGGCTGACGACGGCGATCACCAGCGGCGCGCGCGTGAGACGCTCGCGCTCCAGCTTCAACCGCTCCGGCGAGGCTTCCGGATCGTCCGCCTTCACGATCTCGGCAAGCTTCTCGCCCGCTTCCTCGCGCGCCGCGCCGGCAAACACGATGAAGCGCCAGGGCGCGAGCTTGCCGTGATCGGGAACGCGCGAGGCGATGGTCAGCATTTCCGCGATCTCGCCGCGATCCGGCCCGGGGGCCGCAAGCTGTAGTACCGGCGTCGAGCGGCGGGTTTTCAGGAAATCGATGAGGGTGTCATTCTTGGCAGTCACGGCGGGGCCTCACTCAGTCAAAAAATCATGCGACGCTCTTGAAAACGCCACGATATTCGGGTCACTACGCAATCGGACATTGAAGTGAACACTTGCGGTATGCAAGTCAACCGGCGAGCAACATGTTTCCGCACAGAACGCCAAGACATCAGAGCCTTCGGCCCTTCGCCGCGGTCATGGCCGGGCTTATGCTGGCCGCGCCGGCCGGGGCGCTGGCCCAGAGCACGCCATCGGTTCACTCCGACGATCCTTTCTCCCTGATGCGAGGCACGCAGCAGCCCGGCGAAAAGCGCCCGGTGAAGCTGGAGGCGCGGCTGGCCGAGGATGGCAATGTCATGCGCGACGGCCTGTTCTGGCGGGTATTCACCACCATTCCGGACACCAACGGCCGGCTGCGACTGGTCGCATCGGCCGAGGGCGGCACCAAGACCATCGAGCTTTCCCCCGGCGACTATTTCATCAACTGCGCCTTCGGCCGGGCGTCGGCAACGCGCAAGGTGCGCATCGCCCACGAGGCCGGCGAGGCGGAGCAAATTTCCTTTGTGCTGAACGCCGGCGGACTGATGCTCAATGCCCGGCTCGGCGATGGCAAGCCCGCCAGCGCCAGCGAGCTTCGCTTCTCGGTCTATGAGGACCACGACGACCGCCGCGAACTGGTGGCCGAGGATATCGCGCCCGGCAGCATTCTGCGCCTGCGCGCCGGAACCTATGACGTGGTATCCTCCTATGGCACGCTGAATGCCGAAACCCATGCCAGGCTGAAGGTCAAGGCCGGCGAGATCACCGACGCCAAGCTGAAGATCAATGCCGCCGAGGTGACCCTGAAGCTTGCCGGCGAAACGGGAGGCGAAGCGCTCGCCGACACGGCCTGGACGGTGCTCGGCGCGTCCGGCGACGTGCTGACCGAAAGCAGCAGCGCCATGCCGACGATGATCCTCGCCGAGGGCAGCTACACCGCCGTGGCCCGCAACCACGACAACCTCTTCGAGAAGACCTTCACGGTCTCCTCCGCCGGCACCGAGGATGTCGAGTTGC from Martelella mediterranea DSM 17316 carries:
- a CDS encoding nitroreductase family protein, with amino-acid sequence MTAKNDTLIDFLKTRRSTPVLQLAAPGPDRGEIAEMLTIASRVPDHGKLAPWRFIVFAGAAREEAGEKLAEIVKADDPEASPERLKLERERLTRAPLVIAVVSRAAVHPKIPEWEQVMSAGAVCYNLVVAANAFGYGATWLTEWYAFDERAKPALGLEADEKIAGFIHIGTRTEAPFERVRPALDDIVTWRGEA